The Cyclopterus lumpus isolate fCycLum1 chromosome 6, fCycLum1.pri, whole genome shotgun sequence genome contains a region encoding:
- the aars1 gene encoding alanine--tRNA ligase, cytoplasmic: MDSSLSAAQIREKFIDFFRRYEHKYVHSSATVPLDDPTLLFANAGMNQFKPIFLNTIDPSHPMARLRRAANTQKCIRAGGKHNDLDDVGKDVYHHTFFEMLGSWSFGDYFKHLACKLALELLTQEFGISIDRLYVTYFGGHADAGLEPDLECKQIWIDLGVDEARILPGSMKDNFWEMGDTGPCGPCSEIHFDRIGGRDASHLVNMDDPNVLEIWNLVFIQFNRESETELKPLPKKSIDTGMGLERLVSILQGKMSNYDTDLFVPYFEAIQKGTGARPYTGKVGAEDTDGIDMAYRVLADHARTITIALSDGGRPDNTGRGYVLRRILRRAVRYSHDKLGAQRGFFATLVDVVVDSLGNAFPELKKDPEMVKDIIIEEEEQFLKTLSRGRRILDRKIMSLGDSKTIPGDTAWLLYDTYGFPLDLTSLIAEEKGMAVDIDAFEEEKKAAQLKSQGKGAGDVDHIMLDIYAIEELRNKNIPATDDSSKYKYTSEENGNYKFEQASSTVLALRCNRAFCDSVTTGQECGVLLDQTSFYAEQGGQTFDEGYMVREDDSTGDRTEFTVKNTQVRGGYVLHLGTVYGVLKVGDRITLRVDEARRRPIMSNHTATHILNFALRGVLGEADQRGSLVAPDRLRFDFTAKGALSTGEVRRTEEIACAMIKEAKPVYAMEAPLAKAKAIQGLRAVFDETYPDPVRVVSIGIPVEELLEKPDSTAGSLTSIEFCGGTHLQNSGHAAPFVIVSEEAIAKGIRRIVAVTGTEAQKAQRKADSLLQSLSGLGDKVKQQTAPNKDVQKDISDMTELLGTAVVSQWKKDEMRESLKGLKKTMDDLDRNFKADIQKRVLEKTKEVIESSPNQALLVMEMETGASAKALNESLKLLKSQSPQTAAMLFTIDPDAGKITCLCQVPQDVAKRGLKASEWVQELCPLLDGKGGGKDMSAQATGKNTQCLQEALQMANQFAQLKLGEN; the protein is encoded by the exons ATGGACTCCTCTTTGAGTGCTGCTCAAATCCGCGAGAAGTTCATTGACTTCTTCCGTCGCTATGAGCACAAGTATGTCCACTCGTCTGCCACCGTACCACTGGACGACCCCACGCTGCTCTTCGCCAACGCTGGCATGAACCAG TTTAAGCCCATCTTCCTCAATACCATCGACCCGTCCCACCCCATGGCCAGGCTGCGTCGTGCCGCCAACACCCAAAAGTGTATCCGTGCAGGAGGCAAGCACAACGACCTGGACGATGTGGGTAAAGACGTCTACCACCACACCTTCTTCGAGATGCTGGGGTCCTGGTCCTTTGGGGACTACTTTAAG CACCTGGCCTGTAAGCTGGCCTTAGAGCTGCTGACCCAGGAGTTTGGTATTTCCATAGACCGTCTCTATGTCACCTACTTCGGGGGTCACGCTGATGCAGGCCTGGAGCCGGACCTGGAGTGCAAACAGATCTGGATCGACCTGGG GGTGGATGAGGCTCGCATCCTGCCAGGCAGTATGAAGGATAACTTCTGGGAGATGGGGGACACCGGTCCCTGCGGTCCTTGCAGTGAGATCCACTTTGACCGCATCGGAGGGAGGGACGCCTCTCACCTGGTGAACATGGACGATCCCAATGTCCTGGAGATCTGGAACCTGGTGTTCATTCAGTTCAACAG AGAGTCAGAGACCGAGCTGAAGCCCCTGCCTAAGAAGAGCATCGACACAGGGATGGGCCTGGAGCGCCTGGTGTCCATACTGCAGGGCAAGATGTCCAACTATGACACCGACCTCTTCGTCCCGTACTTTGAAGCCATTCAGAAG ggtACAGGTGCTCGACCGTACACCGGTAAAGTAGGTGCCGAAGATACTGACGGCATTGACATGGCCTACCGTGTGCTGGCTGACCACGCCCGCACCATCACCATCGCCCTGTCGGATGGCGGCCGGCCTGACAACACAGGACGAGG CTATGTGTTACGGAGGATCCTGCGCCGCGCAGTGCGATACTCTCATGACAAGCTGGGAGCTCAGAGAGGTTTCTTTGCCACTCTGGTGGATGTGGTGGTCGATTCCTTG GGCAATGCCTTCCCGGAGCTGAAGAAAGATCCAGAAATGGTGAAGGACATTAttattgaggaggaggagcagttcCTCAAGACCCTCAGTAGGGGACGCCGTATCCTTGACCGGAAGATCATGAGTCTGGGAGACAGCAAGACCATTCCAG GTGACACAGCATGGCTGTTGTATGACACGTACGGATTCCCCCTGGACCTGACCTCCCTCATTGCAGAGGAGAAAGGCATGGCGGTGGACATCGATGCCtttgaagaggagaagaaggcagcacag ttaaaGTCCCAGGGCAAGGGGGCAGGAGACGTCGACCACATCATGTTGGACATCTACGCCATCGAGGAGCTGAGAAACAAGAACATCCCCGCAACAGATGACTCTTCCAAATACAAATATACCTCTGAGGAAAACGGCAACTACA AGTTTGAGCAGGCCTCATCCACGGTGCTCGCCCTGCGCTGCAACCGCGCCTTCTGCGACAGCGTGACCACGGGTCAGGAGTGCGGCGTGCTGCTGGACCAGACATCCTTCTATGCCGAGCAGGGCGGTCAAACATTCGACGAGGGCTACATGGTTCGAGAGGACGACAGCACAGGGGAC CGGACGGAGTTCACGGTGAAGAACACGCAGGTTCGAGGAGGTTACGTTCTCCATCTGGGGACGGTCTATGGCGTTCTGAAGGTTGGAGACCGCATTACACTACGCGTAGATGAG GCTCGTCGCAGGCCCATCATGAGCAaccacacagctacacacatcTTGAACTTCGCCCTGCGGGGGGTGTTGGGGGAGGCAGACCAGAGGGGCTCCCTGGTGGCCCCCGACCGCCTGCGATTTGACTTCACTGCTAAAGGTGCCCTGAGTACGGGGGAGGTCCGTCGCACTGAGGAGATCGCTTGTGCCATGATAAAAGAAGCCAAG CCGGTGTACGCCATGGAAGCCCCACTAGCAAAAGCGAAGGCCATCCAGGGCCTGCGTGCCGTGTTTGATGAGACTTACCCCGACCCCGTCCGAGTCGTGTCCATCGGTATTCCCGttgaggagctgctggagaagcCCGACAGCACTGCTGGTTCTCTCACCTCCATTGAGTTTTGCGGGGGAAC CCATCTCCAGAACTCAGGTCACGCCGCGCCGTTTGTCATCGTCTCGGAGGAGGCCATCGCTAAGGGCATCCGCCGCATTGTTGCTGTGACGGGAACAGAGGCCCAGAAG GCCCAGAGGAAAGCCGATTCCCTGCTCCAGTCTTTGTCCGGACTGGGAGACAAGGTGAAGCAGCAGACAGCCCCGAACAAGGACGTTCAGAAAGACATCTCCGACATGACGGAG TTGTTAGGCACAGCAGTGGTCTCCCAGTGGAAGAAGGACGAGATGAGGGAATCGCTAAAGGGCCTGAAGAAGACCATGGACGACTTGGACCGCAACTTCAAGGCTGACATCCAGAAGAGAGTCTTGGAAAAGACCAAGGAGGTGATAGAAAGCAGCCCGAACCAAGCGCTGCTGGTCATGGAGATGGAGACCGGAGCCTCAGCCAAG GCACTCAACGAGTCACTGAAGCTGCTGAAGTCGCAGTCTCCACAGACCGCTGCCATGCTCTTCACCATAGACCCAGACGCCGGCAAGATTA
- the exosc6 gene encoding exosome complex component MTR3, translating into MPTDTKRVRGPEASQSPSLFLCKPATVLPSRGPRADGRQRDQVDVRPVFVRCGLVSQAKGSAYIEAGNTKLMCCVYGPRETERKDETDMKCGRLIADMRFAPFSCRERGSWIQGSQEKDLSLMLHESLQPAVCLHKYPRSQIEVNVMVLENSGSILAHAVTCASLALADAGIEMYDLVLGCSMRQDGTSYMVDPSYVEESGCSDNQGGLTVAFLPSLNQISGLQSDGEMAEETLTAGVRTCIEGCYKLYPVIQQALSKAVRRAAPPPPES; encoded by the exons ATGCCGACTGACACCAAACGTGTTCGCGGCCCAGAAGCGTCTCAGAGCCCGTCTCTGTTTTTGTGCAAACCGGCGACCGTTCTTCCGTCGCGCGGGCCCCGGGCGGACGGCCGGCAGCGGGACCAAGTGGACGTCCGACCCGTGTTTGTCCGGTGCGGGCTGGTGAGCCAGGCTAAAGGCTCCGCGTACATTGAGGCTGGAAACACCAAGTTGATGTGCTGCGTTTACGGCCCCAGAGAAACGGAGCGGAAAGATGAGACCGACATGAAATGTGGAAG GTTGATCGCTGATATGCGTTTCGCTCCATTCTCCTGCCGGGAGAGGGGCTCCTGGATTCAGGGGAGCCAGGAGAAGGACCTCTCCCTGATGCTGCACGAGAGTCTGCAGCCAGCTGTGTGCCTCCACAAATATCCTCGCTCTCAGATCGAGGTCAACGTGATGGTTCTTGAGAACAGCGGTTCCATTCTGGCCCATGCAGTCACGTGCGCATCACTCGCTCTCGCAGACGCTGGGATCGAAATGTACGATCTGGTGCTTGGTTGTTCCATGCGCCAGGATGGCACCTCTTACATGGTCGACCCTTCTTATGTGGAGGAAAGCGGCTGCAGCGACAACCAGGGCGGTCTGACCGTTGCATTCCTCCCCAGCCTGAACCAGATTTCTGGGCTGCAGTCAGATGGAGAAATGGCTGAAGAGACTCTGACAGCCGGGGTGCGGACCTGCATCGAGGGATGCTATAAACTGTACCCGGTCATCCAACAAGCCCTGTCCAAGGCTGTACGCAGGGCGGCGCCCCCACCACCAGAGAGCTGA